In Alicyclobacillus vulcanalis, one genomic interval encodes:
- a CDS encoding acyl-CoA dehydrogenase family protein, with translation MGLDGWSFGGMVIRDLKIPRSNVLHGEGKGLDVLKRHFAYWRILISMLCLGSAYQAIEETIAFCKERSIFGGRLSDLQSVGHRLAESVTYIEAAKSLCIKAAKAIDESSNNALKLSSMAKWYSTEVAYKCLHMCVRLQGARGYEFNNSTRRRLLDIEGFLIADGSNDLMKSIIYKELVGKHIYNKTLLR, from the coding sequence ATGGGACTTGATGGATGGTCCTTTGGAGGGATGGTGATACGGGATTTGAAGATACCTAGAAGTAATGTCTTACACGGAGAGGGTAAAGGATTAGACGTATTGAAACGACATTTTGCGTATTGGAGAATACTGATTTCGATGCTTTGCCTAGGTTCAGCTTATCAGGCGATTGAAGAAACTATAGCTTTCTGTAAAGAAAGATCTATTTTTGGCGGGCGTCTATCGGATTTACAATCCGTAGGTCACAGGCTTGCTGAGTCTGTAACCTATATTGAAGCTGCAAAGAGCCTCTGCATAAAGGCTGCCAAAGCTATAGATGAAAGTTCTAATAATGCTTTAAAATTATCATCAATGGCAAAATGGTATTCAACAGAAGTCGCATATAAATGTCTACATATGTGTGTTCGACTTCAGGGAGCGAGAGGATATGAATTCAATAATTCTACTCGAAGAAGACTGTTAGATATTGAAGGATTCTTAATTGCTGATGGGAGTAATGATTTGATGAAAAGTATTATATACAAAGAGTTGGTTGGTAAGCATATATATAACAAAACATTACTAAGATGA
- a CDS encoding acyl-CoA dehydrogenase family protein — MLDYEIRTVTNEKIRHQIYDKVNCFIQKEQLKDIFSAEQPDILRVRKIASKYELLGLDLPREYGGMGADVVTMANIYFRLGEISANAREIVGMGHGRLLLDRWDQDRQKWIDRIVSGESFVGIGITEDGSGSDVRK; from the coding sequence ATGCTGGATTATGAAATTAGGACAGTGACAAATGAAAAAATTCGTCATCAAATCTACGATAAAGTTAATTGTTTTATACAAAAAGAACAACTGAAAGATATTTTTTCTGCAGAACAGCCGGATATACTTAGAGTTCGAAAAATCGCTTCGAAATATGAACTGCTCGGGCTAGATTTACCTAGGGAATATGGGGGCATGGGTGCAGACGTAGTTACAATGGCAAATATATATTTTAGGTTGGGGGAAATAAGTGCAAATGCCAGAGAAATTGTTGGGATGGGGCACGGTAGACTATTATTAGATCGTTGGGATCAAGATAGACAAAAATGGATAGATAGGATTGTTTCAGGCGAATCCTTCGTTGGAATAGGAATTACGGAAGATGGATCTGGTTCCGATGTAAGAAAATAA